The window AGGCTCGGTGCAATGTGCATGCCTGACATTGGTGTGATCACCAATATCGGTCCTGCGCACCTTAAAGGGGTTGGCTCCATCGAAGGGGTGATGCATGCAAAAGGAGAACTTTTAGATAAAATCAAAACCGGCGGCACTGCTGTTCTCAATGCAGATGATCACAGGGTTTTGCACCTGGCAAGCAATGCCCCCGTAAATGTAATTTTTTTCGGCATGTCTGATGAGGCCACCAGCCGCGCTGAACGAATTACGGAGACAGGCCGTGGTATATCATTTACCCTTGTTTTACCGGAAGAAACAGGTCCCATAGATCTTAAAACTCCCGGCATTTTTATGGTGTCAAACGCCCTGGCTGCAGCCGCCGTTGGATATAAACTGGGATTGTCGGCAAAAGAGATAAAAACAGGTCTTGAGGATTTCAAACCGGTCCACGGAAGAATGAATATTCTCCATACGGACAGAGGGATCAATCTGATAGACGATACTTATAATGCCAATCCGGGTTCCATGAAACAAGCATTAAAAACGCTAACCATGCTTAAAAAAAATAATAGAGGGATATTCATTGCCGGAGACATGTTTGAGCTCGGAAGACATGCCGTACAGATGCATAAAGAAATTGGTGCTGTGGCTGCCGACTCCGGTATTAGTATGCTTTATGTCACGGGAGAATATTCAAAAGATGTCGTATCTGGTGCTTCCGCCGGTGGCATGATAGCAGAAAATATTTTTACCGGAAGTAAAAAAGAAATTATTGATGATCTAACTGGACGCCTCCGGGCAAATGACTGGGTCCTGGTAAAAGGTTCAAGAGCGATGAAAATGGAAGAAGTTGTGGCAGGATTGATGAATATCCAACCGCATAAGTAAGGATAGCTACTTTGAAATTCGACATTCCATATGCGGTTAAATAATCACTTAATTCAATGATACTGAAGAACGGCTGTTAAAATTATGCTTTACCACCTACTCTATCCGTTACACACGACGTTTTCGGCATTTAATGTATTCAAATACATAACCTTTCGGGCTATTTATGCAAGCCTGACGGCCTTTTTAATCTGTTTTCTTCTGGGTCCATGGGTCATCAAAAAATTGGGCCGAATGCAAGTGGGCCAGTATATACAAAAAGACGGTCCCGAAGCCCACCACAAAAAAGCAGGCACACCCACGATGGGAGGGACGCTTATCATTTCGTCAATTGTATTATCAACACTCCTGTGGACCCAGTTAACTAATTTTTATATATGGATAATACTTTTTGTAATTGTGGGTTATGGCCTTATCGGGTTTGTGGATGACTACCTCATGCAGGTTAAGAAGCGCAACAAGGGGCTGAGCGTCCGCAAAAAGTTTATACTTCAGAGTGTCATAGCCGTAGTTGCCGGTTTCCTGGTTTGCTCCCATCCTGGCTTTAATACCCAGGTAACCATTCCCTTTTTCAAAAACATTTCACCGGACCTGGGATGGGGGTATGTCCTGTTTGCCACACTGGTTATTGTTGGCGCTTCAAATGCAGTAAACCTGACAGACGGTCTTGATGGCCTTGCCATAGGGCCGGTTATTATTGCTTCAGTGACCTATATGTTTTTTGCTTATATTGCCGGTCATATAAAAATTTCCGACTATCTCCAAATTAACTATGTGGCGGGTTGTGGTGAAGCGGCCATATTCTGTGGGGCCCTGGCCGGAGCAGGCATGGGATTTTTATGGTTCAACACATACCCTGCTCAAGTTTTCATGGGGGATGTAGGCTCTCTCCCACTAGGAGCCTCTCTCGGAACGGTGGCGGTGGTGACCAAACAGGAAATACTTCTGGTGCTGGTGGGTGGGCTTTTTGTGGTAGAAGCTCTTTCAGTGATTTTCCAGGTCGGTTTTTTTAAAATGACCAACGGCAGAAGAATCTTTAAAATGGCGCCGCTACACCATCATTTTGAATTAAAAGGATGGCCCGAACCAAAAGTCATTGTTCGATTCTGGATCATTGCAATTGCGCTTGCACTTATATCAATGAGTACGCTTAAGCTAAGATAATGAATCTGTTTAAAAAAAAAGTTTTGGTGGTGGGCCTCGGAATAACCGGGGTAGCGACCGCACGCTTTCTTAATAAAATGGGTGCGGTGGTGACAGTAACCGACATGGCAGAAGAAGATGAGCTTGGCCAGCATGTGGCAACCATTCGCGAACTCGGTATAAATATGAAACTCGGTAGCCATGAAAACCGCACCTTTGAGAATGTAGATATGATTGTGCTGAGCCCTGGAGTCCCTCATGACATTCCTCAGATTCAACAGGCTAAAAATAAAGGAGTCAACGTACTTGGTGAAATTGAACTTGCATCAAAATTTATTGACCAGCCTGTGATTGCCATCACAGGCACCAACGGGAAAACGACCACCACTACTCTTCTGGGCGAAATGCTGAAAAGTTCCGGTTTTAATGTTTTTGTCGGCGGAAATATCGGTAGTCCACTTATCGGGTATGTTGACAGTGAGAAAAAGGCTGAAATTATTGTGCTGGAGGTAAGTAGTTTTCAGCTCGATACCATAGAAAGTTTCAGACCCAAACTAAGTGTGTTGTTAAACATAACTGAAGATCATCTGGATCGGTATCCTGATTTTACCGCCTATGTAAAATCAAAATGTCGGATTTTCGAAAATCAGAAAGCTGGCGATACAGCTGTGTTAAACGGTGGTGATCCTTTAATCCGTAAATATACAAAAAACATAAACAGCAGAAAACTGTTTTTTACGGCAAGAAAGAATAGTGAGGCAGGCGCAACCATAAATGGACAAAATATCAACATATATTTCGATGGCAGTTGTACATCTCCAATTCCTTTAAGTATCGATCTCTCCCGGACCCGTATTCGGGGGAAGCACAATATTGAAAACGTCTCCGCAGCGTGTCTTGCAGCTCTATCAGAAGGCGGAACCATTGAGGGGATACAAACTGCGCTAAATCGCTTCAAGGGGCTCCCGCACCGACTTGAATATGTTGCCACGGTGAATGGCGTAAAGTATTTCAACGATTCAAAGGCGACCAATGTTGATGCAGTCACCCGGGCTCTGGAGTGCTTCAACGATCGGGTCATCCTGATAATGGGAGGTCGCAACAAGGGGGCCGATTTTGATTTGTTTAGAGATACTATTCGGCGTATGACCA is drawn from Thermodesulfobacteriota bacterium and contains these coding sequences:
- the murF gene encoding UDP-N-acetylmuramoyl-tripeptide--D-alanyl-D-alanine ligase — its product is MKLKSPKTRRRHTKKSKSEFKNRILWTAADVIEATGGKLICGNPHDRFTGISIDSRSVIANELFVAIKGETHDGHSFAADVIRQGISGLVINKDKANDLPVEEWKKNKIVCLATNNTTKALGDLASFHRKRTNVTVVAITGSNGKTTTREMTASVVGQCFETLSSRGNFNNEIGLPLTLLKLDHGHKLAVVELGMNAPGEIARLGAMCMPDIGVITNIGPAHLKGVGSIEGVMHAKGELLDKIKTGGTAVLNADDHRVLHLASNAPVNVIFFGMSDEATSRAERITETGRGISFTLVLPEETGPIDLKTPGIFMVSNALAAAAVGYKLGLSAKEIKTGLEDFKPVHGRMNILHTDRGINLIDDTYNANPGSMKQALKTLTMLKKNNRGIFIAGDMFELGRHAVQMHKEIGAVAADSGISMLYVTGEYSKDVVSGASAGGMIAENIFTGSKKEIIDDLTGRLRANDWVLVKGSRAMKMEEVVAGLMNIQPHK
- the mraY gene encoding phospho-N-acetylmuramoyl-pentapeptide-transferase, giving the protein MLYHLLYPLHTTFSAFNVFKYITFRAIYASLTAFLICFLLGPWVIKKLGRMQVGQYIQKDGPEAHHKKAGTPTMGGTLIISSIVLSTLLWTQLTNFYIWIILFVIVGYGLIGFVDDYLMQVKKRNKGLSVRKKFILQSVIAVVAGFLVCSHPGFNTQVTIPFFKNISPDLGWGYVLFATLVIVGASNAVNLTDGLDGLAIGPVIIASVTYMFFAYIAGHIKISDYLQINYVAGCGEAAIFCGALAGAGMGFLWFNTYPAQVFMGDVGSLPLGASLGTVAVVTKQEILLVLVGGLFVVEALSVIFQVGFFKMTNGRRIFKMAPLHHHFELKGWPEPKVIVRFWIIAIALALISMSTLKLR
- the murD gene encoding UDP-N-acetylmuramoyl-L-alanine--D-glutamate ligase; this translates as MNLFKKKVLVVGLGITGVATARFLNKMGAVVTVTDMAEEDELGQHVATIRELGINMKLGSHENRTFENVDMIVLSPGVPHDIPQIQQAKNKGVNVLGEIELASKFIDQPVIAITGTNGKTTTTTLLGEMLKSSGFNVFVGGNIGSPLIGYVDSEKKAEIIVLEVSSFQLDTIESFRPKLSVLLNITEDHLDRYPDFTAYVKSKCRIFENQKAGDTAVLNGGDPLIRKYTKNINSRKLFFTARKNSEAGATINGQNINIYFDGSCTSPIPLSIDLSRTRIRGKHNIENVSAACLAALSEGGTIEGIQTALNRFKGLPHRLEYVATVNGVKYFNDSKATNVDAVTRALECFNDRVILIMGGRNKGADFDLFRDTIRRMTKKIIAIGEAKENIISSFNKVVPVNTALTMEDAVLKARDTAQPGDVVLLSPACSSFDMYHDYGHRGKVFCQAVERLEKGGGKTGDQP